The Electrophorus electricus isolate fEleEle1 chromosome 19, fEleEle1.pri, whole genome shotgun sequence genome has a segment encoding these proteins:
- the znf16l gene encoding zinc finger protein 16-like — MSRKRNHSFMEAGQSCESQNTSMDATATSARSDENFPELDSDEELVCSVSAITEHLGRNITVVLEAALSEIRKIVSVRIRVLKMELKEKTDEIELLKARLESVERDGRESSLPTAEPSTFVRKSELHPSQKHNADQRKIKQGAPVVKKENINAICDYLMKDKNSRGGAEVDSDQNNQAYNHPDRNTRHEPHASLSLWTDGGGSGDSVTDTAAEDIFNMLPSASKRLYDYEWMAGVELNSNEFKGESESKCENVTVARERAEEEEEGPDEGREREGLGSVPETPTTAFALDAHSSPGENRSSPGGDSMDRLDPGHHFSAHTFICPFCGTLCPDSLFLEEHLKLMHGDESSQALQSPPGGSSSSPRREGDEVGPGRAGTAVPEVPPTRFPREKKSEGGYECGDCGRRFNYLGNLRQHQRIHTGEKPFACPECGERFRHAARLKSHRLSHSGAQSPFPCPQCGKGFPVLSGLKRHQRVHTGESPYACPQCGRRFKELGNLYTHMRIHSGATPYSCYQCGRSFRHLGTYKSHRCTPVTQLPSGHSPAWAQEDKVQTG, encoded by the exons atgaGCCGTAAAAGGAACCATAGCTTTATGGAAGCAGGACAGTCCTGCGAATCTCAAAACACATCAATGGATGCTACTGCCACCTCCGCTCGATCCGACGAGAATTTCCCCGAACTTGATTCCGACGAGGAGTTGGTGTGTTCCGTGAGCGCAATCACCGAGCACCTTGGCAGAAACATAACAGTGGTACTCGAAGCGGCCCTGTCCGAAATACGAAAAATAGTAAGTGTGCGGATAAGGGTCCTCAAAATGGAGCTTAAAGAGAAAACCGACGAGATCGAGCTTCTCAAGGCGAGGCTTGAGTCGGTGGAAAGAGACGGAAGAGAGTCGAGTCTGCCGACAGCAGAGCCATCCACATTTGTGAGGAAATCGGAGCTCCATCCCAGTCAAAAACACAACGCCGatcaaaggaaaataaaacagggCGCCCCCGttgttaaaaaggaaaacatcaaTGCCATTTGTGACTATCTGATGAAAGACAAAAATTCGCGGGGTGGTGCTGAAGTGGATAGCGACCAAAACAACCAGGCCTATAATCACCCTGATCGAAACACCCGTCATGAACCGCATGCGTCCCTCAGTCTCTGGACAGACGGCGGAGGCTCCGGGGACTCCGTGACTGACACAGCCGCAGAGGACATCTTCAATATGCTTCCCTCCGCCAGTAAACGCCTGTATGACTACGAATGGATGGCAGGAGTGGAACTGAACTCTAATGAATTCAAAG GTGAGTCTGAATCAAAGTGTGAGAATGTCACtgtggcaagagagagagctgaagaagaggaagaaggcCCCgatgaagggagggagagggagggactgGGATCGGTTCCCGAAACCCCCACCACTGCCTTCGCTCTGGATGCTCACAGCTCCCCAGGAGAGAACAGAAGCAGTCCTGGGGGGGACAGCATGGACCGGTTAGATCCAG gcCATCACTTCTCTGCTCACACCTTCATCTGCCCCTTCTGCGGAACCCTCTGCCCTGACTCCTTGTTTCTGGAGGAGCACTTGAAGCTGATGCACGGAGATGAGAGCTCCCAGGCCTTGCAGTCTCCCCCCGgtggctcctcctcttccccccGCAGGGAAGGTGATGAGGTCGGGCCGGGGCGGGCCGGTACAGCCGTCCCGGAGGTTCCGCCCACGCGTTTTCCCCGCGAGAAGAAATCGGAGGGAGGCTACGAGTGTGGTGACTGCGGCCGGCGCTTCAACTACCTGGGCAACCTGCGGCAGCACCAACGCATCCACACGGGCGAGAAGCCGTTCGCCTGCCCTGAGTGCGGCGAGCGCTTCCGCCACGCCGCCCGCCTGAAGAGCCACCGGCTTAGCCACAGCGGCGCGCAGAGCCCCTTCCCCTGCCCACAGTGTGGCAAGGGCTTCCCAGTGCTATCCGGACTCAAGCGTCACCAGCGCGTGCACACAGGCGAGAGCCCCTACGCGTGCCCGCAGTGCGGCCGTCGCTTCAAGGAGCTGGgcaacctgtacacacacatgcgcatccACAGCGGCGCCACGCCCTACTCCTGCTACCAGTGCGGCCGCAGTTTCCGGCACTTGGGGACTTACAAGAGTCACCGGTGCACGCCTGTCACCCAGCTGCCCAGTGGGCACAGTCCAGCATGGGCTCAAGAGGACAAGGTACAGACGGGCTAG
- the sstr1b gene encoding somatostatin receptor type 1 produces the protein MAELAGYNDTDGILFSTSLPFNSTADYEAFQPESDASKIILPSIYALVCCVGIVGNAMVIYVILKYAKMKTATNIYILNLAIADELFMLSVPFLATSAAVRHWPFGSLMCRLVLSVDGINMFTSIFCLTVLSVDRYIAVVHPIKAARYRRPTVAKVINVCVWGLSLLVILPIIIFADTVPAQDGAVDCNFRWPEASWSEAFVVYTFLLGFMLPVAAICLCYCLIVVRMRAVGLKAGWIQRRRSEKKITRMVLLVVAVFVLCWMPFYIVQLISVFCQPPDPLVTQLFVILSYANSGANPILYGFVSDNFRRSFQRIVCFRWLENGLDTEQVDYYAVALRRQTTCRPQNFPKECLASDTLFRNGTCTSRTTTL, from the coding sequence ATGGCAGAATTAGCAGGCTATAATGACACCGACGGCATTCTCTTCTCAACTTCCCTTCCCTTCAATTCCACTGCTGATTATGAGGCTTTCCAGCCAGAGTCTGATGCGAGCAAGATCATCCTCCCTTCCATTTATGCACTGGTATGCTGTGTAGGCATTGTAGGCAATGCCATGGTCATCTACGTCATCCTCAAGTAtgccaaaatgaaaacagcCACCAACATTTACATTCTGAACCTGGCTATTGCTGACGAGCTCTTCATGTTGAGCGTGCCGTTCCTGGCCACGTCGGCGGCCGTGCGCCACTGGCCGTTCGGCTCGCTGATGTGTCGCCTGGTCCTCAGCGTGGATGGCATCAACATGTTCACCAGCATCTTCTGCCTGACCGTGCTGAGCGTGGACCGCTACATCGCCGTGGTCCATCCCATCAAGGCGGCACGTTACCGCCGCCCCACCGTCGCAAAGGTgatcaacgtgtgtgtgtggggactCTCGCTCCTCGTCATCTTGCCGATCATCATATTTGCAGATACGGTGCCGGCGCAGGATGGGGCGGTGGACTGCAACTTCAGGTGGCCGGAGGCCTCGTGGTCCGAGGCTTTTGTGGTCTACACTTTCCTGCTTGGCTTCATGTTGCCCGTGGCGGCCATCTGCTTGTGTTACTGCCTGATCGTGGTGCGCATGCGAGCAGTGGGGCTCAAGGCAGGGTGGATACAGCGCCGGCGCTCGGAGAAGAAGATCACACGCATGGTGCTCCTGGTGGTGGCCGTCTTTGTGCTCTGCTGGATGCCCTTCTACATCGTGCAGCTGATTAGCGTCTTTTGCCAGCCACCAGACCCATTGGTCACTCAGCTCTTTGTCATTCTCAGCTACGCTAACAGTGGAGCGAATCCCATCCTTTACGGATTTGTGTCTGACAACTTCCGGCGCTCCTTCCAGCGCATTGTCTGTTTCCGCTGGCTGGAGAATGGGCTAGACACAGAGCAGGTGGATTACTATGCTGTGGCGCTGCGGCGGCAGACAACCTGCAGGCCGCAGAACTTCCCCAAGGAGTGCTTAGCCTCCGACACTTTGTTCCGCAATGGAACCTGTACATCCCGTACCACCACCTTGTGA